Proteins encoded in a region of the Chryseobacterium piperi genome:
- a CDS encoding nucleoside-diphosphate kinase → MSNITFTMIKPDAVADGHIGAILGKIAEGGFKIKALKLTQLTVADAKKFYEVHAERPFYGELVEFMSSGPIVAAVLEKDNAVEDFRTLIGATNPAEAAEGTIRKMFARSIGENAVHGSDSDENALIEAQFHFSGREIF, encoded by the coding sequence ATGTCTAACATTACATTCACTATGATTAAGCCTGATGCCGTAGCAGACGGACATATCGGTGCTATTTTAGGTAAAATTGCAGAAGGTGGTTTTAAAATCAAAGCTTTGAAATTAACTCAACTTACTGTTGCTGATGCCAAAAAATTCTACGAAGTACATGCTGAGAGACCATTCTATGGAGAATTAGTAGAATTCATGAGTTCAGGACCAATCGTTGCTGCTGTTTTAGAAAAAGACAACGCTGTTGAAGATTTCAGAACTCTTATTGGTGCTACTAACCCTGCAGAAGCTGCAGAAGGGACTATCAGAAAAATGTTTGCAAGAAGCATTGGAGAGAACGCTGTTCATGGTTCTGATTCTGATGAGAACGCTCTTATTGAAGCACAATTCCATTTTTCAGGAAGAGAAATTTTTTAA
- a CDS encoding FKBP-type peptidyl-prolyl cis-trans isomerase yields the protein MKKILFISVLGLLSCNRNTPAHPPLGGVLDQKDLDISKTRMKNLNASERMHIQEWINGQPVKFYPTQLNYWVNTEGFDKRERRPDNSLISYSYDLYDFDQTKIYDQPIERRDAKFGHFDELKAVENALRFIHNGEEVTILVPSSLAYGTYGDEKKIENDIPLIIKLKAL from the coding sequence ATGAAAAAAATACTCTTCATATCAGTATTAGGCTTGTTAAGCTGTAACAGGAATACACCGGCTCATCCCCCTTTAGGAGGTGTTTTAGACCAAAAAGATCTGGATATCTCGAAAACGAGAATGAAAAATCTTAATGCGTCGGAAAGAATGCATATTCAGGAGTGGATCAACGGACAACCCGTAAAATTTTATCCGACACAGCTTAATTATTGGGTGAATACTGAGGGTTTTGACAAAAGAGAAAGAAGACCGGATAACTCCCTGATTTCATACTCTTATGACCTTTACGACTTTGATCAGACCAAGATTTATGATCAGCCTATTGAAAGAAGAGATGCCAAATTTGGTCACTTTGATGAATTAAAAGCGGTAGAAAATGCTTTGCGTTTTATACATAATGGTGAGGAAGTTACGATTTTGGTTCCATCTTCTCTTGCATACGGCACTTATGGAGACGAGAAAAAAATAGAGAACGACATTCCTTTAATCATAAAATTAAAAGCGCTATAA
- a CDS encoding NUDIX domain-containing protein gives MIDKMNIRVYACAVKDKKVLTLFEEYAGDHLMKFPGGGLEYGEGLLECLHREFDEELNVKVDVVEHLYTQENFLVSRFRENEQLLTIYYTVNIINEEDFLILDPCIEKTEWIPIDQPGNPFPLPVDQIVFEKLKEKYL, from the coding sequence ATGATAGACAAGATGAACATCAGGGTGTATGCCTGTGCTGTAAAAGATAAAAAAGTTCTAACATTATTTGAAGAATACGCAGGAGATCATTTAATGAAATTTCCGGGAGGAGGATTAGAATATGGAGAAGGTTTACTGGAATGTTTACATAGGGAATTTGATGAAGAGCTTAATGTAAAAGTAGATGTAGTAGAACATCTGTATACTCAGGAGAATTTTTTGGTTTCACGCTTTAGAGAAAATGAGCAGTTGCTTACCATATATTATACAGTCAATATTATCAACGAAGAAGATTTTCTGATCCTTGATCCCTGCATTGAAAAAACGGAATGGATTCCTATTGATCAACCAGGCAATCCCTTTCCTTTACCCGTAGATCAGATTGTATTTGAAAAACTAAAAGAAAAATACCTGTAA
- the mnmD gene encoding tRNA (5-methylaminomethyl-2-thiouridine)(34)-methyltransferase MnmD — MKREIKTTNDGSKTLFINELNENYHSHHGALQEAEHVFIKNGLILINDYEINILELGFGTGLNVLVTINEYLKTDKNHVINYFSLEKYPINESEINDLAYYELFSNPEFKEIYQKIHKADWGKPTEIVKRFNLKKIECDFFQLKNIDLPKINLVYYDCFGARVQPDLWEKPLFEMVSEKMNVNGLLTTYSSKGSVRRILQELNFKVEKKQGPPGKREMLNAIKM; from the coding sequence TTGAAAAGAGAAATTAAGACCACCAACGACGGCAGTAAAACATTGTTTATCAATGAATTAAACGAAAACTACCACTCTCACCACGGAGCCTTACAGGAAGCAGAACATGTGTTTATCAAAAATGGACTAATTTTGATAAATGATTATGAAATTAATATTTTAGAACTCGGATTTGGGACAGGTTTGAATGTTTTAGTTACAATTAATGAATATTTAAAAACTGACAAAAATCATGTTATTAATTATTTTTCACTGGAAAAATATCCCATAAATGAATCAGAAATTAACGATTTAGCCTACTATGAACTTTTTAGTAACCCAGAATTCAAAGAAATTTATCAAAAAATTCATAAAGCAGATTGGGGAAAACCCACCGAAATAGTTAAAAGATTTAATCTAAAAAAGATAGAATGCGATTTTTTTCAATTAAAAAACATTGATTTACCTAAAATTAATCTAGTTTACTATGATTGCTTCGGTGCAAGGGTTCAGCCGGACCTGTGGGAAAAACCTCTGTTTGAGATGGTTTCTGAGAAAATGAATGTTAACGGATTATTAACAACTTATTCTTCTAAAGGAAGCGTAAGGAGAATTCTTCAGGAATTGAATTTCAAAGTAGAAAAGAAGCAGGGACCTCCGGGAAAAAGAGAAATGTTGAATGCCATAAAGATGTAA
- the rpe gene encoding ribulose-phosphate 3-epimerase, with the protein MKTKLIAPSLLSADFGNLQRDIEMLNNSQADWLHVDVMDGRFVPNISFGFPVMKTVQQHAKKFVDVHLMIVEPEKYVEEFINHGADLVSVHYEACTHLHRTIHHIQSLGAKAGVVLNPSTPVLMLEDIITDVDLVLLMSVNPGFGGQKFIENTYKKIAETKDLILSNNSTALIEVDGGVNLDNASKLFEAGADVLVAGNAVFSSESPERTIELLKI; encoded by the coding sequence ATGAAAACGAAGCTTATTGCTCCTTCCCTTTTATCCGCAGACTTTGGGAATCTGCAAAGAGATATTGAAATGTTGAACAATTCTCAGGCCGACTGGTTGCATGTAGATGTCATGGACGGAAGGTTTGTTCCTAACATCTCATTTGGTTTTCCTGTGATGAAAACTGTTCAGCAGCATGCTAAAAAGTTCGTAGACGTTCATTTAATGATCGTGGAGCCGGAAAAGTATGTTGAAGAATTTATTAATCACGGTGCAGATTTGGTTTCCGTTCATTATGAAGCTTGCACTCACTTGCACAGAACCATCCATCATATCCAGAGCCTTGGAGCAAAAGCAGGAGTTGTTCTTAATCCTTCTACTCCGGTATTAATGCTTGAAGATATTATTACTGATGTAGATCTGGTATTATTAATGAGTGTAAACCCAGGATTCGGAGGACAGAAATTTATTGAGAATACTTATAAAAAGATCGCTGAAACTAAAGATTTAATTTTAAGTAATAATTCTACTGCGCTTATTGAAGTGGATGGTGGCGTTAATCTCGATAATGCTTCTAAATTATTTGAAGCAGGAGCTGATGTTCTGGTAGCAGGAAATGCTGTTTTCTCTTCTGAAAGCCCTGAAAGAACCATTGAACTTTTAAAAATTTAA
- the chrI gene encoding chryseobasin maturation helper ChrI, whose product MKMTTIVLIITGVLTALIAGLFYAYSCSVILGLGKLTDAEYLKAMQSINREILNPVFFLSFMGTAVMLPVSTFLCRAQNPVFILLLLATICYLIGVFGITVVGNVPLNDRLDQFNIGDASVEAVKKMRDTFENRWNYLNHIRATCATLSILLVIVACVWTKSSDV is encoded by the coding sequence ATGAAAATGACAACAATTGTATTGATTATCACCGGAGTGCTCACAGCTCTTATAGCCGGGCTTTTCTATGCTTATTCCTGTTCTGTTATATTAGGGCTGGGCAAATTGACGGATGCAGAATACCTGAAGGCTATGCAATCGATTAACCGTGAAATCCTTAATCCTGTATTCTTTCTGAGCTTTATGGGAACAGCAGTTATGCTTCCTGTTTCTACTTTTTTATGCCGGGCGCAAAATCCCGTTTTTATTTTATTGCTTCTGGCAACGATATGTTATTTAATCGGGGTTTTCGGAATAACTGTAGTGGGAAATGTTCCTTTAAACGATCGGCTGGATCAGTTCAATATTGGCGATGCTTCTGTTGAAGCAGTAAAAAAGATGCGGGATACTTTTGAAAACAGATGGAATTATTTGAATCATATAAGAGCAACATGCGCAACATTGAGTATTCTGCTAGTAATAGTTGCTTGTGTCTGGACTAAATCATCAGATGTGTAA
- a CDS encoding DUF4294 domain-containing protein has protein sequence MNFSKIFCLFLFFFGISIFGQTDSIIAKPLSQYPPEELKVDEFGNKYYYDERQKAKFYEINGETVVVMDELILLNKPKFNNQLDRNYYYFLNKKLYRVYPLFVAALQQYRDIQSEMTNLDSKAKRKYVRERQNILADQYEKQLRDLTTTEGQVFAKLMNRATGKNVYEIIKELRGGWSAFWWNVKGKMANIDLKDQYDPYKNRTDEFIESLLQSNWNSGYLQPYPGAHDFKVKK, from the coding sequence ATGAATTTTAGTAAGATTTTTTGTCTTTTTCTTTTCTTTTTTGGGATCAGTATTTTTGGACAAACAGATTCTATCATTGCTAAACCTTTGAGCCAGTACCCTCCAGAGGAGCTAAAAGTAGATGAATTTGGAAATAAATATTACTATGATGAACGGCAGAAAGCCAAATTCTATGAGATTAATGGAGAGACTGTCGTTGTGATGGATGAGCTGATATTGCTCAATAAACCCAAATTCAATAACCAACTGGACAGAAATTATTACTATTTCCTTAATAAGAAATTGTACAGGGTATATCCTTTATTTGTAGCTGCCTTACAACAATACAGAGATATTCAGTCAGAAATGACAAATCTCGATAGTAAGGCTAAAAGAAAATATGTGAGAGAACGGCAGAATATATTGGCGGACCAATATGAAAAGCAATTGCGGGATCTTACAACTACAGAAGGGCAGGTCTTTGCCAAATTGATGAACAGAGCAACAGGAAAGAATGTGTATGAAATCATCAAGGAATTAAGAGGAGGCTGGAGCGCTTTCTGGTGGAACGTAAAAGGAAAAATGGCTAATATAGATCTCAAAGATCAATATGATCCTTATAAAAACAGAACTGACGAATTTATAGAATCATTGTTACAATCTAATTGGAATTCAGGATATCTACAACCTTATCCGGGGGCACATGATTTTAAAGTAAAAAAATAA
- a CDS encoding branched-chain amino acid aminotransferase, which translates to MIIQKTENSRISTFDPNNFSFGNTFIDHMVICEYENGKWGEVKLVPYGPLAFTPAMMGVNYGQACFEGMKAYKDKDGQVFLFRPEKNFERINKSAKRLAMPEVTEEMFLDGLKALVDIDRDWIPQGEGNSLYIRPLIFATEEALKARVSEKYMFAIVATPAKSYYTEPVSVKISDHYSRAANGGVGSAKAAGNYAASFYPTQLAMEEGYEQIIWTDDATHEYFEESGTMNVFVRINDTIYTPPTSEKILDGVTRDSFIQLAKKRGIEVKVEPIAVKTVVEAQKNGTLKEVWGVGTAVVTTVFQALGFNGEKLVLPKLSDEESYAALLKSDLVNLQTNLSDDSFGWRVLIEKNVLETV; encoded by the coding sequence ATGATAATTCAAAAAACTGAAAACTCCAGAATTTCTACATTCGACCCAAACAATTTCTCATTCGGAAATACTTTCATAGATCATATGGTGATATGTGAGTATGAGAACGGGAAATGGGGGGAAGTAAAATTGGTACCTTACGGTCCTTTGGCATTTACGCCAGCAATGATGGGTGTAAACTACGGACAGGCTTGTTTCGAGGGAATGAAAGCTTATAAAGACAAGGATGGTCAAGTTTTCCTTTTCAGGCCTGAAAAGAATTTTGAACGTATCAATAAATCGGCTAAGCGTCTTGCTATGCCTGAGGTAACGGAAGAAATGTTTTTAGATGGTCTAAAGGCGTTGGTAGATATCGACAGAGACTGGATTCCTCAAGGAGAAGGAAATTCATTATATATCAGACCTTTGATTTTTGCTACTGAAGAAGCATTAAAAGCAAGAGTTTCTGAAAAGTATATGTTTGCTATTGTAGCAACTCCGGCAAAAAGCTATTATACAGAGCCGGTATCTGTAAAGATTTCTGATCATTATTCAAGAGCGGCTAACGGTGGGGTAGGTTCAGCTAAAGCTGCAGGAAATTATGCTGCATCTTTTTATCCTACACAATTGGCAATGGAAGAAGGATATGAGCAGATTATCTGGACTGATGATGCTACTCATGAATATTTCGAGGAAAGTGGGACAATGAACGTTTTCGTTAGAATTAATGATACCATTTATACACCTCCGACTTCTGAAAAGATTCTAGACGGGGTAACAAGAGATAGCTTTATTCAATTGGCTAAGAAAAGAGGAATTGAAGTAAAAGTAGAACCTATCGCAGTTAAAACAGTGGTAGAGGCTCAGAAAAACGGAACATTAAAAGAAGTTTGGGGAGTAGGAACAGCGGTAGTTACTACTGTTTTCCAGGCATTAGGATTTAACGGTGAAAAACTGGTATTGCCTAAACTGTCTGACGAAGAAAGCTATGCCGCACTTCTTAAAAGTGATTTAGTTAATTTACAGACTAATCTTTCAGATGATTCTTTCGGATGGAGAGTATTGATAGAGAAAAACGTATTGGAAACAGTTTAA
- a CDS encoding retropepsin-like aspartic protease, with the protein MKKISSLVFLLFLIIASAQGRRFFETGEAELVNSVEKINLNYVNELPFVKVTINGTQYNFLFDSGAPTVISHAVYNELHLKKKYTSKVKDSQKNKQEHIFTQLPEMLVDGIVFKNIGVVVMDLNSSELGCFNIDGILGANQMAKLFWRVNYSANSLEATRDLSNFKIDDYETVIPFDPQVQKTPFVEAKILDKNIKFTFDTGFTGRLNILESEYDAEKVKQAVETFGSTSVGAFGGGKPISGYIFRINELNLGNKSFSDEIVMTGSSNLIGNTFLKNHQFVMDWQNKKIYMKRLSNDPSKLESFGFGYRFINAKPMVAFVFKGGSLPLEIGDSIISINDVDLDHLNNKSACHYMVNRVEREYKTIEVKVKRAGNIMAFRLDKNEYLK; encoded by the coding sequence ATGAAGAAGATTTCATCCCTGGTATTTTTATTATTCTTAATCATTGCTTCTGCACAGGGAAGACGTTTCTTTGAAACAGGTGAAGCGGAACTTGTCAATTCTGTCGAAAAGATTAATTTAAATTATGTGAATGAGCTTCCATTTGTAAAAGTAACGATCAACGGAACACAATATAATTTTTTATTTGACTCAGGCGCGCCTACTGTTATTTCTCATGCAGTATACAACGAACTTCATTTAAAGAAAAAATATACAAGTAAAGTAAAAGATTCTCAAAAAAATAAACAGGAACATATTTTTACACAATTACCGGAAATGCTTGTAGATGGAATTGTATTTAAAAATATTGGAGTAGTGGTGATGGACTTAAACAGTTCAGAGTTGGGCTGTTTTAATATTGATGGAATTCTTGGAGCCAATCAGATGGCAAAGTTGTTTTGGAGAGTCAATTATTCAGCAAACTCTCTGGAAGCTACTAGAGATTTATCAAATTTTAAGATCGATGATTACGAAACGGTTATTCCGTTTGATCCTCAAGTACAGAAGACCCCTTTTGTAGAAGCTAAAATTTTGGATAAGAATATCAAATTTACTTTCGATACAGGTTTTACAGGAAGGCTTAATATTCTGGAGAGTGAATATGATGCTGAGAAAGTAAAGCAGGCTGTAGAAACCTTTGGATCTACTTCTGTTGGGGCATTCGGAGGAGGGAAGCCAATATCGGGGTATATTTTTAGAATTAATGAACTGAATTTGGGAAATAAAAGCTTTTCAGATGAAATTGTTATGACCGGAAGTTCGAATCTGATAGGTAATACCTTTCTGAAAAATCATCAGTTTGTAATGGATTGGCAGAATAAAAAAATCTATATGAAGCGCCTTTCAAATGATCCTTCCAAACTGGAATCATTTGGTTTTGGGTATCGGTTTATTAATGCAAAACCTATGGTGGCATTTGTGTTTAAAGGAGGAAGTCTTCCTCTTGAGATCGGAGATTCTATTATAAGCATTAATGATGTAGATCTGGATCACCTGAATAATAAATCAGCCTGTCATTATATGGTTAATAGGGTAGAAAGGGAGTATAAAACGATTGAAGTAAAAGTAAAACGAGCCGGAAATATAATGGCTTTCAGATTGGATAAAAACGAATACCTGAAATAA
- a CDS encoding peptidylprolyl isomerase gives MNVDKETYEGLKDGLYANLQTSKGNMIVKFEDKKSPVTVANFVGLAEGKIDNKSKAKGVPFYDGTIFHRVIKDFMIQGGDPQGTGMGDPGYKFEDEKNDLQHTGKGILSMANSGPNTNGSQFFITEIATPWLDGRHTIFGKVVKGDDVIDAIANVEKGAQDKPKTDVVLEKVSVFSKGDEYKNYDAAKTFTEGKAKIQENNKAYLAKEEAEKKKKEEEFKANQEKLVENLKAGMQKTESGLYYKITKTTDGKAPKAGDNVSVHYAGKLVDGTEFDSSFKRNEPIDIPIGMGRVIKGWDEGILLLKEGETATLLIPSSMGYGERGAGGVIPPNAWLIFDVELVKVK, from the coding sequence ATGAACGTAGACAAAGAAACTTACGAAGGTCTTAAAGACGGACTTTATGCTAATCTTCAAACCTCTAAGGGGAACATGATTGTTAAATTTGAAGATAAAAAATCGCCTGTTACTGTAGCTAACTTTGTTGGTCTTGCAGAAGGGAAAATTGATAACAAATCTAAAGCTAAGGGTGTTCCTTTTTATGATGGAACTATTTTCCACAGAGTGATCAAAGATTTCATGATTCAAGGGGGAGATCCTCAGGGGACTGGAATGGGAGATCCTGGATATAAATTCGAAGATGAGAAAAATGATCTTCAGCATACAGGAAAAGGTATTTTGTCAATGGCAAATTCAGGACCTAACACCAATGGTTCTCAGTTTTTCATTACTGAAATAGCAACTCCATGGTTAGATGGAAGACATACAATCTTTGGAAAAGTAGTAAAAGGAGATGATGTGATAGATGCTATCGCTAATGTTGAAAAAGGAGCTCAGGATAAGCCTAAAACTGACGTAGTTCTTGAAAAAGTAAGCGTTTTCAGTAAAGGAGATGAGTACAAAAACTATGATGCAGCAAAAACTTTTACGGAAGGAAAAGCTAAAATCCAGGAGAATAACAAGGCTTATTTAGCTAAGGAAGAAGCTGAGAAAAAGAAAAAAGAAGAAGAGTTTAAAGCTAACCAGGAAAAGTTAGTTGAAAACTTAAAAGCCGGAATGCAGAAAACTGAGTCTGGTTTATATTATAAAATCACTAAAACTACAGATGGTAAAGCTCCAAAAGCAGGAGATAACGTATCTGTACATTATGCAGGGAAATTAGTAGACGGAACCGAATTCGATTCTTCTTTCAAAAGAAATGAGCCTATCGATATTCCTATCGGAATGGGTAGAGTGATCAAAGGATGGGATGAAGGAATCCTGTTACTAAAAGAAGGTGAAACAGCAACTTTATTAATCCCGTCATCAATGGGTTATGGAGAAAGAGGTGCAGGAGGGGTTATTCCACCAAATGCCTGGCTAATCTTCGATGTTGAGCTTGTAAAAGTTAAATAA
- a CDS encoding alpha-L-fucosidase, whose product MNSRFTGLFFLGLTLTTGNISAQNTSADIKKMEWFQDAKLGIFIHWGIYSVDGISESWSFFNNYINHENYMKQLNGFSASQYTPDAWVKLIKNSGAKYSVITTRHHDGVSLWNSKADKAISIPQNALAKKDVLTPFVVALKQSGLRTGLYYSLPDWSHPYYDINTRTKKRYDLKNDTAKWQNYIRYYQTQLNELSTQYQPDLIWFDGDWEHSSEEWQASETLKNLRKFNSEVIINSRLNNHGDYETPEQGIPVISPQSKYWELCYTMNDSWGFQPFDHHYKTPNMLIRTLADVISMGGNLLLDIGPKADGTIPDEQVKILQSLGRWTSKYPEAIYGTRRGLPFENYKGKSSMSKDGKKLFLYLEEAKDFAKIYGLDSIPTTARILGDSKGKVQFTSDHNGNLTLHFLNTSFDQDVTVVELSFDKELMLKPSIKKDKPTLKTLTEYPDTRSAVYEIAEQLHEGNSIFTNSGLTQDGMDMKIPETSKTNKETLSWISKHAEALFETEKGLPDGHYSGVSTLSKDQQTLYLFVEGIPTGPVALKGIKNGISRIRIVGEGSMINHSVYNKLYWSDRPGIIYIDVPKERLDKKMTVIAVLLDKPVELYREKVGAVESNL is encoded by the coding sequence ATGAATAGCAGGTTTACTGGTTTATTTTTCCTTGGACTCACTTTAACAACCGGAAATATAAGTGCTCAAAACACATCGGCTGACATTAAAAAAATGGAATGGTTTCAGGATGCCAAACTGGGGATATTTATCCATTGGGGAATCTATTCAGTTGATGGAATATCAGAATCCTGGTCTTTTTTCAATAATTATATCAATCATGAAAATTACATGAAGCAATTGAACGGATTTTCTGCTTCACAATATACCCCTGATGCCTGGGTTAAACTTATAAAAAATTCAGGGGCAAAATATTCTGTAATTACAACAAGACATCATGACGGAGTTTCACTCTGGAACTCTAAAGCAGACAAAGCCATTAGCATTCCTCAGAATGCACTGGCTAAAAAAGATGTTCTAACGCCCTTTGTTGTCGCTCTTAAACAATCAGGACTTCGGACCGGACTTTATTATTCACTCCCTGACTGGAGCCATCCTTATTATGATATCAATACAAGAACAAAGAAAAGATATGATCTCAAAAATGATACTGCAAAATGGCAGAACTACATCCGCTACTACCAAACACAGCTGAACGAACTATCAACCCAATATCAGCCTGATTTAATATGGTTTGACGGAGACTGGGAACATTCATCAGAAGAGTGGCAGGCTTCGGAAACATTAAAAAATTTGAGGAAATTCAACTCAGAGGTTATCATCAATTCCAGATTAAACAACCACGGGGATTATGAAACGCCGGAGCAAGGAATTCCGGTGATCAGCCCACAAAGTAAATATTGGGAATTATGCTATACCATGAATGATTCCTGGGGATTCCAGCCCTTTGATCATCATTATAAAACACCCAATATGCTGATCAGAACCTTAGCTGATGTGATAAGCATGGGAGGTAATTTACTTCTTGATATAGGACCTAAAGCAGACGGAACTATTCCTGACGAACAGGTAAAAATTTTGCAAAGCCTGGGACGCTGGACCTCAAAATATCCTGAAGCCATCTATGGAACACGTCGTGGATTACCTTTTGAAAATTACAAGGGCAAATCCAGTATGTCAAAGGATGGAAAAAAACTGTTTCTCTATCTGGAGGAAGCTAAAGATTTTGCAAAAATTTACGGATTGGATTCTATTCCAACTACTGCCCGGATTCTGGGAGATTCCAAAGGAAAAGTACAGTTCACCTCTGATCATAATGGGAATCTTACATTACATTTCTTGAATACTTCCTTTGATCAGGATGTAACAGTTGTCGAGCTTTCTTTTGATAAAGAATTAATGTTAAAACCAAGTATAAAAAAGGATAAGCCAACTTTAAAAACTCTGACAGAATACCCTGATACAAGATCAGCAGTCTATGAAATTGCCGAACAACTACATGAAGGAAATAGTATTTTCACCAATTCCGGACTTACCCAGGATGGTATGGATATGAAAATTCCAGAAACATCAAAAACCAACAAAGAAACTCTTTCCTGGATCAGTAAACATGCAGAAGCTTTGTTTGAAACCGAAAAGGGACTTCCTGACGGTCATTATTCAGGAGTGAGTACGCTTTCAAAAGATCAGCAAACCCTTTATCTTTTTGTGGAAGGAATTCCTACTGGACCCGTTGCTTTAAAAGGGATTAAAAATGGAATTTCTCGGATTCGTATTGTAGGTGAAGGCTCCATGATTAATCATTCTGTGTATAATAAATTGTATTGGAGTGACAGACCTGGAATTATTTACATTGATGTTCCCAAAGAAAGGCTGGATAAAAAAATGACGGTTATTGCTGTATTACTGGATAAACCTGTTGAATTGTATCGTGAGAAAGTAGGTGCTGTTGAAAGTAATTTGTAG
- the chrP gene encoding chryseobasin maturation metalloprotease ChrP, giving the protein MKFEKKSLKFLEKYLNTSSPTGYEHKGQEVWMDYIRPYVDKIEVDHYGTCYGIINPDAEFKVVIEAHADEISWYVNYITDDGLIYVIRNGGSDQTIAPSKVVHIHGENGIVKGVFGWPAIHTRSSNQNEPIPKIENIFIDCGATTKKEVEEMGIYVGCMITYPDEFFEMNDRYFVCRALDNRIGGFMIAEVARLLKENKKTIPFGLYITNSVQEEVGLYGADMIADTIKPNIAIVTDVTHDTTTPMIEKKKEGDQKCGDGPVIFFAPSVHHTIRELIIDTAKSKKIPFQRAAASRATGTDTDAFAHSNGGVPSALISLPLRYMHTTVEMVSKEDVGNVISLIYETVLKIKPEMKLKYH; this is encoded by the coding sequence ATGAAATTTGAAAAGAAATCTTTAAAATTTTTAGAAAAATACTTAAATACGTCATCTCCTACCGGATATGAGCATAAAGGACAGGAAGTCTGGATGGATTATATCAGACCTTATGTAGACAAAATTGAAGTAGATCATTATGGAACCTGTTATGGAATCATCAATCCCGATGCAGAGTTCAAAGTGGTTATCGAAGCACATGCTGATGAAATTTCATGGTATGTCAATTACATTACAGATGACGGGCTTATTTACGTCATCAGAAATGGAGGCTCTGACCAGACTATTGCCCCTTCGAAAGTAGTTCACATCCATGGAGAAAACGGAATTGTAAAAGGGGTTTTCGGATGGCCGGCAATTCATACAAGAAGTAGTAACCAAAATGAGCCTATTCCAAAAATTGAAAATATATTCATTGATTGTGGAGCAACAACTAAGAAAGAGGTTGAAGAGATGGGAATTTATGTCGGATGTATGATCACCTACCCTGACGAATTCTTTGAAATGAACGATCGCTATTTCGTTTGCAGAGCACTTGACAACAGAATCGGAGGATTTATGATCGCTGAAGTAGCAAGACTTTTAAAAGAGAATAAAAAGACAATCCCTTTTGGTTTGTATATTACCAATTCCGTTCAGGAAGAGGTAGGTTTATATGGTGCAGACATGATTGCGGATACCATCAAGCCCAATATCGCCATTGTAACAGATGTTACTCATGACACTACCACCCCAATGATCGAAAAGAAAAAAGAAGGAGATCAAAAATGTGGGGACGGACCGGTTATTTTCTTTGCACCAAGTGTTCACCATACTATCAGAGAGCTCATTATAGATACAGCAAAATCTAAAAAAATCCCTTTCCAGAGAGCCGCAGCCAGCAGAGCAACGGGAACCGATACGGATGCCTTTGCACATTCTAATGGCGGGGTTCCAAGTGCCTTAATTTCATTACCTTTGCGATACATGCACACAACGGTTGAAATGGTTTCAAAAGAAGATGTAGGAAATGTAATTTCATTGATCTATGAAACTGTTTTGAAAATAAAACCGGAAATGAAATTGAAATATCATTAA